The Elusimicrobiota bacterium DNA segment TTCACCCTGCGCATTCAGGGTGAACCCCAGATTGTTATACGCTTCGGTAAAGTTCGGATTTAATCTGAGCGCTTCCTTAAGGTGGAGGACAGCCTGCTCATACATAGCCTGTGTGTTTTGCGTCTTTATTCCTATAGCGTCCGTACCAGGCCTGGATTTCTCGTTAGCACGGAAGACTTCTTCAGTAAGCGCGGCCTGCATTGCTAAAGTAAGCCCCAGCTCATTGTGCGGTTCATAAGTATTGGGGGTAAGTCTGAGCGCTTCGGTAAATTGCATGATAGCTTCCTCGAACTTATTCTGCTTTTCCAGCGCCACCCCCAGTACATAGTGCGCGTAGGAGTTATCGGGGTTTATGGACTGGGCCTTGAGCGCCGCTTGTGCCGCGCTGGCATAATCCTCGGATAAGATGAATTGTCTGGCGGCTCTTGCGAAAGACATGTCATCGATGAATTGTTCATGAATTATTTTTAGCGCGCCGGATTTC contains these protein-coding regions:
- a CDS encoding tetratricopeptide repeat protein, which translates into the protein LYIMPAGGGGARKMQCNRALMNSWHSWSPNGKWLVFSSKANGPYTQLFLTHIDEQGNDTPPVILERLTSPDRAANIPEFVNTKSGALKIIHEQFIDDMSFARAARQFILSEDYASAAQAALKAQSINPDNSYAHYVLGVALEKQNKFEEAIMQFTEALRLTPNTYEPHNELGLTLAMQAALTEEVFRANEKSRPGTDAIGIKTQNTQAMYEQAVLHLKEALRLNPNFTEAYNNLGFTLNAQGEFEKAIPPLTEALRLNPDYVDAHDNMGWALKGMGRLDEAISHFNKALMLDPTYTGARNGLNQTLWQKRNQKPRQQ